The DNA segment ACACCGATTTGGACGTTTAGCCAAGTGACACACCTGAAGCTACGATTTTTCAAGCCCTCATATTTCAGCTTTGTTAGGGCTATGGCAATCCTGAAAGCTTTTCCCAATCTTCGTGTTTTTCGATTGATAGTAAGTGAGAAACAACTATTTCTTTCgggctatttatttatttatatcatGCTTAATGATGTTTAGCCTAAGTACCCTTTTATTTATCCAAACTTCCATTGATGGATTAGCATAAAAAGAAAGCTATTAGTATTTTGTGTGTATGAATCTAAACTATCTTCCTGGTGATTGTTTTTTTCGGCTTCAAATTCATTGCATTCTTCATGCTGTAGTTTTCGTGTGTTGCCCCCATAGTTATTAATGGCACGCCAGGGGCAGTGTTTAGCGCCTTAGGCTTTGATTGGATGGAAGGTTTTGAAGGGTAATTAAAGGGAGGGTAGGGAAGGGTTAGTGGAAACCTTGTTTGGAAGATTAAAAAATTGGAGGGTAAGGGTTAATGAAGGGTTTTGAAGGGTTCAAAATCAATAGATTTTTAATGGATTTTCAACCCACCAAATCGGtgggttttgaagggttttaATGAACCATTCCctttctcccaaacaagggTAAGGGTAATACCCTCTCTCCCTCTCCTTCCCCTTCCTTACCCTTCTCTACCCTCCCTTTAATTACCCTTCAAAACCTCTCATCCAATCAAAGCCTTAACATACTCATGGCGTGTGCCAGGGGCGGCATTGTGCGCCAAGATGCAGTTGGCAAAGACGCGCCATGGTGAAATAGGTGCATTTTTTCAGGCTTTTTAGTTCTAGCCAGAAATAGAGAAGAATTCGATTTTGACCCACTCAACATTACAAAAACTATAAAGATGATAATCTAACATTGGGTATAGTTACTAAGGATGCTAGAGTTGAAGAAAGTGCATATAATACTAGAGTAGGAAAAGGAGCTGAAGTATCATTGTCTAGTTTTCGAGGAAAAGCTCCTGCCCCAATAGTGTGTGTATTATGAGATAAGAGATTTCGATTTATTTTTGAGCTGCGTTATTATTTGAATGCTCTGCCATATACACTTTTGGTAGTGAATAACTAATGAAATTCATGAAGGCTCACACTAAACATACTGATGGTGTGCGCCAGGGGCAGCATTGTGCGCGTAGATGCAGTTGTCAAAGACGCGCCATGGTGCACTCAGACTTTGACCCACTCAACATTACAAAAACTATAAAGATGATAATcttgtcatggaaccgattgaactaaaagctggAACTTATAATTAAggcaatcatatatcttatattaatctctgacacaatCCCCACACTCAAATGCCccttgggcttgcagcgtgcacaacatAGGCCCATCCCGCcatttgtttttaattccacaaattaatgaggttgccaggACTCGAACTGAATATTGTGTGATGATTGCAGATGAATTGTACGGAGGACCTTAAAGAAGAAACGGAAGGAGGGCATGATCTTTCATATGTACCTAAATATCTAGAGGACTTTTCATTTTCTTACTTTCATTGCAGCAAGTTGCAAATGCAGTTTGCCAAGTACTTGCTGAAATATGCAAGTGCTCTTAAGAAGATGTCCATCTTAATCGAACCCAAAAAATCCGAATATTATTTTGCTAAAGGACGATATCGTAGGATGACTTATTGGAGTGCTGCTAATACACTGCAGAAATTGGACAGACGCAATATTCTGGATGTCCAAACGTCTGAAGAAATCACTTTTGGGTCATTTTCTCTTTGATTAACTGCCAAGCTATCAGAAATGTTGCAGACAGGTAAGTTCTTCTAATTGCCATTAGACTCTTAAAATGATCTGTATCCCACCATATAACTGGTGAAATTATATTGGCTAAGTCGGTGAGTATATACAAGTTAATAGGGATATAAATGGGGGGATTCCCTGTTGGTGATCCGTCTCGACTGGGACAGCGAATCCTCGATAAGAATCCCTATAGGATGGGGATCAGGATAGTTTTGTCCCCGTGGTGAGGATGGGGCGGGGATGAGAAAGGTATCCTCACTCGTGCGTCCCCCTCTGTTAATTCCTAATAGGGGATCCCCGACTATTCCCCATGATAATTGATATTTTGGGATGATTTAAGTGCATTTTAATTTGGTGATTGGTTGTCTtccatttttagttttttgtgGTTTGGAAAATCTGAAAATGATTGTTGATGTTTGGTATTATTAGCTACCGCTTCATAAAACTTGTAGgctttactatttttttttaaacataatcgGTGATTCTCTATGGGGAAAAAGTTTTTGGAACATCTGTAAACAGAGAATGGTATCTCGCAGGGACGGGGTTGGAGACAAATCTGTCCCGTCAAACTCGTGGGTACAGGGATGGGGAATCCCCGACTACTCGGGGAACGGGGATGGAAAATGCATTCTCTGCGCCTCCCtgccccgtttacatccctaccAGTTAAAAAGAATTATCAGACCTGTGTCAAAGTATATGGTGCTAAAAATGGCATTcgtaatttctttttcttttttttcgtaGCAGATACCTGATTTGAATCCATTTTAGACTATAACTAAGTAGTAGGGGTGTTAATGAGCCACATTGGTTCGCAAACTATTCGATCTCGGCTCGAGATTGGGATCGACTCGAGATATTCACGAGCCAAGCTGAGCTTCCTTAAAGTTTGGCtcaattgattttttaattgctatattttttttgtcagttttattttatatgttaaatttgtTGTAAACTTAAAACTACATATGATTGTAGACACTTTATGTTAAATTTGAATTTGTTAGCAACTATATTTCTTTaatgggttaatacacatatttgcccctgtgtttttgcggaaaaacagatttacccttaaatcaaataaacccacaaaactatccctgaattttccataaacctgcaattataccctaatctcaCAGAGCTGCTAAACgacgatgacatcaaaccttcttgtctccaaaaaaaGTGGAGGgcgacaatcaaaattcatttggtttcttattgttttctattgctattgcttttggattaattaggaggtttagacgccattttattaggttgattgagcttttatgaaaatgaattttgatcaatctgttcttctaacttgctttaatcgaaattgaatgtgcatatttttttctgtttgtgattggttgttcttttctgaagtttttctggagataagaaggtttgatgtcatcgccgtttagtagctccgtcagattagggtataattgcagatTTATGggaaattcagggatagttttgtgggtttatttgatttaagggcaaatctgtttttccgaaaAAACACAatggcaaatatgtgtattaacccttctttaattttgtttaaatttgttctcaattgtatgtTAAATTTGTTTCAAGTTTAAATTTGGTGTTTCTTTCATTAGAAAGctgaaatttaataataaaatgttAAATCAGGTACAatgaataaattgaaattgagcCGTTCGCGGGTCGAGCTTGAACCGACCCTAAAATCATAGGCTCGTTGAGCTTCAAGCTTAAAAAATCCAGACTCTGACAAGTTTCGAGCTTGATCTTTTCGATTCTCGAGCCGAGCGTTCCTAGGTTCGGTATGTCTTGACAGTTTAAAAATGCTACATGTTATGCTTGATGTCACATCTAGATCCACTATGCCTTGACAGTTGACACTTAAACATATGCTTGGTTACTTCAGCTTAGCTCTTCTAGTGTGTTGCGATTAGCAGTCATTAATCACAAACGTTGAGACGTCAACGGGATAAACGCTAATATTTGTTTATAGCTCACGGGATAAATAGTGCTTTCCTCAAATTATTGCATATATTGTATCAAGAGTCTCAGCTAATGATATATAATCTTTTATGTCAATTTTTTCAGGCGACTCGAAACCTTTCAAGTAAAGATTACAGCGAATATGAAAAGAAATATTCATGCCAAAAGATCCCAATGCCACAGTCACCATTCCGGTGTGTTTGTCATCTGGACATTTCATACAGAAAAATCACTGGAACATTGATGTGACAATTATGTTGGAAATGACTAACTTTTATGTATGAGATGATAATAAGTTGTTTCTGACATGGTTGTCTCGTCACTATTCCGGTGATTGTTTGTCTAAACTTGGTTTGAATGTTTGCTAGGTAGGCATATTTAGACAATTTTAGTGAAAAAGTTTGTGGAGGAAATTTCTAACTTGTATTTGTGAATTTTTAAATTGTGGAGATATCGATAGTTCTCTTATAAGTCCGTGGCCTTGAAACTTTTCAGATTTTTATACTGCAGTTACTTCTGCTCTCTAaacttttttttgtcaaaaaagaacaaaatataGAAGATTTTCATagctctcttcaatccaaattttAACACTGATGTCATATAAACTTAGCTAAACACTATATTTCTTGCGGTATGGAGTGAAATGTTAAACACTCTGAAAAGCGGAGCAAAAGAACTGCATTTGATTATTGTTAGAGTATAAgtcaatgtaattaatgaataacATGTCTAGGGTTGCTGAAAGGCTGTTGGGGCATGCTTAGGCTGCTAGTAGGGTCAGTATGTCTCATTGACTGTAGGAGTAATATCAGGAGCtactacttgtatatatatctgTGTATTGTTCCCAagtaaaatatatcaatgtagCATCTTActctacatggtatcccatggaTTTCTCTGTATTTTCATGGTCTGTTACAATTAGCAACCCTTCGATAAGTTATCTCACGATATCGTCCTTTAGATTTGATTAAGATAGACATATTCTCAGGAACTAAAACTGCATTTGCAACTTGCTGCAATCATAGTAAGAAAATGAAAAACCCTAACAAAGCTGAAATGTGAGGACTTGTAGCTTCAGGTGTGTTGCTGTCCAATTGAACTCTGAGaaactaaaaattcacttttcccatcattttttcaattaaaaacgTACCTAATCATTCAAGATGACAACCGTAAGATTCCTTAACTCAGGATTTTACCGTGAAATATCAGTGAACATGACATTCATTTCAGCagttttgatcacatgcaccgttagatctaggcttattagaatcctaaggtggagattcaaagcatcatgaggcttagatttaataagcctatatctaacggtgaatgagcaaattcacttgctcattaaggtgcatgtgaaaattcctgtcaTTTCAGTGCTTGGTAACATGATAGATAAAGATGTTAGTTTAGGAGTTACACTTGACAGGCCAATTGATATCATAAGCTAAATAGTTTCGCCAGCGCTAAAGCCACCAAATCGTTGTAGTGAAAATAGCTAGCCAATGAGAGGGTAGTGGTGCCGCCTGTTACGGAGAGAGTGTAAAAGGGGGGAAATCGATGTAATTCCAATGTATGAAATCGATGTAATTCCAATGTATGTAATGGGGGAGCGTGTATAAGTGAAATGGGGGAGAGTTTGGATGTAAAGTCGGGGAGAGTGTGTGCGCAATCGGGGGCAGTGGTGAATGGAACGTTGTAACGTCTATTGCCCTTAGGCCTCGCCTTGGtgtaagaaacactatagggggagGACTAATCTCTCCGGGACTTGACACTAGAATAGACCTAGGATCTTCCCCTCTCCCCCCCTACCGCTACTGACGGTGTAACATTCAGGTTTTACGATTAATAAAATCGATCATCATTATTCATATACCTTTCTGTGATTCTGTTGCCTATTGTTATGTATGGTCTATGTGGCTTGTCTGTGTGATGTTAATGTGAATGCTTGCCCTATATTTTTTCCCCTAGTGTGATTCTGTTGCCTATTGTTATGTATGGTCTATGTGGCTTGTCTGTGTGATGTTAATATGAATGCTTGCCCCGGTATATAGCTTGTTCCTAACCCGTATATGTGCCTATTGCAGATATTGTGAGGCATAACTCTTCGCTAGCTTACCTTCTGAGAAAAAGTAAGTGGCACACGGTGTCAAAGAGTGGCCCCGTGATAGGTGGTACCAGAGCGGAAATCGATAGATGGGAAAGCACAATTGTTTGTCTCGAGCCTAGGAGGGCAGTGCATCTCGAGCCTAGGAGGGCAGTGCATCTCTCAACCATTGTTTGTCTCCTACCAGACTACTTTTGCAGCTTCCTCAATGAAGTACTTGCATTAGAGCCTGGGATGGGGGTGCATCTCTATTCCATTGTCTCTTCCTGTAAGACAATGTTTGCAACTTCCTCAACGAAGTATTAGCCTTCGCGCCTAGGAGAGTGGTGCATCTTGTCACGGGCCAAGTCCGAGCCAGACCAAAACCCTTGTGTGGAACCTCAACTTTCCTCAAATCTCGGTCAGCCAACTCCTACCGAAGGGGTCTATCCCTCTTTAAGCGTTATGTCCATGCATATGTTGGTATTCCGTCCCGGAGGGTCTCTCTGTGATTAAACCTCACCCTAGAATGGGCACGAACTATGGGCTCTCGACGGTCCCATAGAATCCATAGAATTCCCCTTTATGGAGACATATGTCTCCTTCGCAAAGGACGTATACCTGACTCTCCTGTCCCTAGTGGACGAGGGTGGATCATTTAAACCAGTTCCAACTACTGATCTAGGGGTGGCGGAAATCCAACGCCAGAATAATCATTGTCCTCTATAGTGTTCCTTATACTAACTCAACGTATGTTGATACGTTCCATTCATCACTCCCTACCAAAACCTTCTCGTAAGTTTGCCAAATCTTGGAGTTGAGTTTGCTATGGCCAAACTCCCCCCTTACACATCTCTGCTTTTGCAGCTTTTTCAACGAAGTACTTGCTTTAGAGCCTAGGATGGGGCGTACCCTCAACCATTGCTTGTCATCCCTAAACTGCTTTTGTAACTTCCTCAGTGAACTGCAATTCTATCTCCAGTGCGCATAATCACAACATTTTGCTTTGTTaatttaaaaacaataaaaaaattatttgccAAGAAgaaatttggattgaagagagctTTGCAATTAGACAAGAATACAAattgaaagttcagggagcaatTGAAATTTCGAGCCAAGTACAACGAGCATCAGTTGTATTAAGCTTATAGAATACATGCAATTTGCATAAGCTCCTGGATTAAACACTCTTCTAGTTTTAATATTCATAAAAATTGAGTTTAACAATTTTATGATATTAAAATGTGTAATAAAAAACTTCATGAATAATTCTAATTATAGAGAGAAAATATCACAGTTAACATTATTGAACTCCATTTATCacataagcataatcaataACCAAAATTTCAACAAGGGCAGTAAAGAATTTAGGCAaagtaccaaaaaaaaaatatatcgtgGGATTGGGATCTTTTGGCATCAATATTTCTTTTGGCTAACTTAAGACATGCAAATGCTTTACCAATGGTGACTGTGGCATTGGGATCTTTTGGCATCAATATTTCTTTTCCTAATCGCTGTAATCTTTACTTCAAATCCAGATTTCATGTCGCCTGAAAAAAATTTGACAAAACAGATTATATATATCGTTAGCACTCTTGATACAATAGATGCAATAGTTTGAGGAAAGCACTATTTAGCCCGTGAGCTATAAAAAATATTAGCGTTTATCTTCTGACCTATTAGGACTATAAGAATATGTTTGCTCCCTGATCTATTATTTTCTGAAATTAACCCTCAATGTAAAACAATCAATCACATTTGGTAAAATTTAAACAGATTTTCACTGCATAGGAGACCCGTCCAATGTTTGTTTTTAATGACCGCTAATCGCAACACAAATGTTATAATATTTCAACAATCTACTTAGTTGCCTAGAAACAGCCTAATGAGATAGTTTAAGGGCCCCTCACCCACCGGTCGAATCTAAGGTTTGGAACCCTGGTCAACTACCTACTTCTCTCTCGATTTGGTTGATCGCAAGCAAGCACAACTTGCTCTTTGCTTGACCCAGCTCAAAAAATTCCACGCCTCAGTTTTCAAATAATATTTCACATCCGAATACCACTTATTTCTCCGCTTCTACACCCTTAGAAAACATCAGTACTTCTCCACCTGACCAGCAATAATTTCGTGTGCAATTTAACGGGTTTCTTACTTTCTTTACATCTGCACTCATTTTCATCTAAACTAGACTAAATGTGATTGATAGATATACGTCAGGAACCAAATGTGATTGATTGCTATACGTCGACGAGGGATCAATGTCACAAAATAATAGGATAAGAGGCAAACACAAGCATCTTTAATAGGTCAGTGGCCAAAAAATACTCTAAGCAGTACTACTTAAGGTTGTCAACGAGCCAAACCTATACCAAACCTAGGAAGGCTAGGCTCGGCTCGAGAATCAAAAAGATCAAGCTTggctcgagctcgaagctcgtTGAGCTTGGATTTTttaagctcggctcgagctcagGATAAGTTCAGCTCGAGCTCGAAGTTTGACGAGCCTATAATTTTAGGCTCCGTTAAAGCTCGACATAACTCAAGAAAAGCTCGCAAATGgttcaattttaatttattcattGTCCCTGATTTagcattttattattaaatttcagCTTTCTAACGAAGGAAACACCAAATTTAAACTTAAAACAAATTTAACATACAATTGACAacaaatttaaacaaaattataagattaaagAAATCTAGTTGCTAACAAATTCAAATTTAATATAAAGTCTACAattatatagttttaaatataaaaaatcaatcgagcctgctcgcgagctttcgagccgaacctaAGGAAGCTCAGTTCGGCTCGTTAATGTCTCAAGCCGAGCTCTTTGCTTGACCCGGCTCAAAAAATTCCACGCCTCAGCTTTCAAATAATATTTCACATCCGAATACCACTTATTTCTCCCCTTCTACACCCTTAGAGAACATCAGTACTTCTCCACCTGACCAGCAATAATTTCATGCGGGTTTGATCATGGGACATATATCAGTACAGTAGATATACTCATGTGCCCAACTCCAAATCTAGCAACTAGCGAAACAAAAACTCAACTTCCATATTTGTGGCATAAAAAAGAAGTAGACCAAAATATTAACATAATTGCATAGTACTACTTAGGGGTGTCAACGAGCCGAACCGATACCAAACCTAGGAAGGCTAGGCTCGGCTCGAGAATCAAAAAGATCGAGCTTGGCTCAGGCTCGAAGCTCGTTGAGCCTGGATTTTTTTTAAGCCCGGGTCGAGCTCGGGATAAGTTCAGCTCAAGCTCGAAGTTTGACGAGCCTATAATTTTAGGCTTGGTTCGAGCTCGACACAAGATCGACTCAAGAAAAGCTCGCGAGTGGTTCGATTTTAATTTATTCATTGTCCCTTATTTagcattttattattaaatttcagCTTTCTAACGAAGGAAACACCAAATTTAAACTTAAAACAAATTTAACATACACTTGACAacaaatttaaacaaaattataagattaaagAAATCTAGTTGCTAACAAATTCAAATTTACCATAAAGTCTACAACCATAtagttttaatatataaaaaatcaattgagcctgctcgcgagctttcgaaccGAACCTAAGGAAGCTCAGTTCGGCTCATTAATGTCTCAACCCGATCCCGAACTCAAGCCGAGCTCAAATAGTTTGCGAATCACCATGGCTCATTAACACCCTACTACTTATTTATGGTCTAAAATGGATTCAAATCAGGTCATTTTTAGCATCATATACTTTCAACAGGTCTGATAATTGTTTGCagactt comes from the Euphorbia lathyris chromosome 5, ddEupLath1.1, whole genome shotgun sequence genome and includes:
- the LOC136230497 gene encoding uncharacterized protein isoform X1; protein product: MLPFLGNLKILEISNSILPKKLSFDSLPLLRKFLVYRPILLEEIELSKPYLVELKCLDGRRDPVDLASDINSPIKCNFSGAPKLTSLSYMVPSVEMNVMFTDISQQNPELRNLTVVILNDWFNWTPIWTFSQVTHLKLRFFKPSYFSFVRAMAILKAFPNLRVFRLIMNCTEDLKEETEGGHDLSYVPKYLEDFSFSYFHCSKLQMQFAKYLLKYASALKKMSILIEPKKSEYYFAKGRYRRMTYWSAANTLQKLDRRNILDVQTSEEITFGSFSL